The following coding sequences are from one Mycobacterium bourgelatii window:
- a CDS encoding ATP-dependent 6-phosphofructokinase, translating to MRIGILTGGGDCPGLNAVIRAVVRTCDARYGSSVVGFQDGWRGLLENRRMQLKNDDRNDRLLAKGGTMLGTARVHPDKLRAGLNQIMQTLDDNGIDVLIPIGGEGTLTAAHWLSEENVPVVGVPKTIDNDIDCTDVTFGHDTAVTVATDAIDRLHSTAESHQRVMLVEVMGRHAGWIALNSGLATGAHMTLIPEQPFDVEEVCRLVKRRFQRGDSHFICVVAEGAKPIAGSISLREGGIDEFGHERFTGVAAQLAAEVEKRINKDVRVTVLGHVQRGGTPTAYDRVLATRFGVNAADAAHAGEYGQMVSLRGQDIGRVPLADAVRQLKLVPQSRYDDAAAFFG from the coding sequence ATGCGGATCGGAATTCTCACTGGAGGCGGCGACTGTCCCGGTCTCAACGCCGTCATCCGAGCGGTAGTACGCACCTGCGACGCCCGGTACGGCTCATCGGTCGTCGGATTCCAGGACGGTTGGCGGGGACTGCTGGAAAACCGGCGCATGCAGCTGAAGAACGACGACCGCAACGACCGGCTGCTGGCCAAGGGTGGGACGATGCTGGGCACCGCGCGGGTGCACCCCGACAAGTTGCGGGCCGGGTTGAACCAGATCATGCAGACCCTCGACGACAACGGCATCGACGTGCTCATACCGATCGGCGGCGAGGGCACACTGACCGCGGCGCACTGGCTGTCCGAAGAGAATGTGCCCGTCGTCGGCGTACCCAAGACGATCGACAACGACATCGATTGCACCGACGTGACTTTCGGCCATGACACCGCCGTGACGGTGGCCACTGATGCCATCGATCGGTTGCACAGCACGGCCGAGTCGCACCAGCGGGTGATGTTGGTGGAGGTGATGGGACGCCATGCCGGGTGGATCGCGCTGAACTCAGGATTGGCCACCGGCGCACACATGACGCTGATCCCCGAGCAGCCCTTTGACGTCGAGGAAGTCTGCCGGCTCGTCAAGCGCCGCTTCCAGCGTGGGGATTCGCACTTCATCTGTGTCGTGGCCGAGGGCGCCAAGCCCATCGCCGGTTCGATCTCGTTGCGCGAAGGCGGAATTGACGAGTTCGGCCACGAGCGGTTCACCGGGGTAGCCGCGCAGTTGGCCGCCGAGGTCGAGAAGCGGATCAACAAGGACGTCAGGGTCACCGTGCTCGGCCACGTCCAGCGCGGCGGGACGCCCACGGCTTACGACCGGGTGCTGGCAACCAGGTTCGGGGTCAACGCTGCGGACGCCGCGCACGCGGGGGAGTACGGCCAGATGGTGTCGCTGCGCGGTCAGGACATCGGCCGGGTGCCGCTGGCGGACGCCGTTCGCCAGCTCAAGCTGGTACCGCAGAGCCGCTACGACGACGCGGCCGCCTTCTTCGGCTGA